One part of the Paenibacillus silvisoli genome encodes these proteins:
- a CDS encoding DUF4185 domain-containing protein, translated as MLNERSKATGKGLQALAVTAGILLALTSCMDAEEADPQGPVVPEESTFFATVDVEPASTLQSYSDGDLWPVAWSDDDELYTANGDGVGFDFAQDWSDIVVNKLKGTPWNGGVVDGERLTSGDGAARVWSDPQLYNRKPTGMISVNGDLYMAVQDLSKDDKSGDIFNEAPAATIYKSTDKGKTWTAPGDEPMFNDHMFTTVMFLDYGKDGANNTFDDYVYAYGLDYNWRDSFNDKVPDPTKLYLARMPKDGIQDVSAWEFYTGSLKGKAKWSKPGDIASRKPVLQDDRRVYMERFTDELSHMSVISQGSIVYNKPLDRYLYTSWTEYTFEFYEAPKPWGPWKRFYSGDFGVYPWSTEKNGGYATVIPSKFISEDGREMWLNSNTFVGGVKNYNFSLRKMKVTPYAKTKPANEKSGDNLALASVADGVTPYARTVSNGGLARLNDGSREESADSWTGERKSEDWWGYTWPRSYRMNKVVLIGGESQSNGGWFENVRVQVRQNFKWVDVEEASVAPSYPGSAEADGNSYAFTFDEIAGDGVRIIGKPGGEETFTSVAELEVYYN; from the coding sequence ATGCTGAACGAACGATCGAAAGCAACGGGAAAGGGGCTGCAGGCTTTGGCGGTTACAGCAGGCATATTGCTCGCATTGACGTCCTGCATGGACGCGGAGGAAGCGGATCCGCAAGGCCCCGTGGTTCCGGAGGAGAGTACCTTCTTCGCGACGGTGGACGTCGAACCGGCTTCGACGCTGCAATCCTACAGCGACGGGGATCTCTGGCCAGTCGCCTGGTCGGATGACGATGAGCTGTATACGGCTAACGGCGATGGCGTCGGGTTTGATTTTGCGCAAGACTGGTCGGACATCGTGGTGAACAAGCTGAAGGGGACCCCATGGAACGGCGGCGTCGTGGACGGCGAACGGTTGACTTCGGGAGACGGCGCAGCGCGGGTTTGGTCGGATCCCCAGCTGTATAACCGCAAGCCGACAGGAATGATTTCCGTCAACGGCGATCTCTACATGGCGGTGCAGGATTTAAGCAAGGATGACAAAAGCGGCGATATTTTCAACGAGGCACCGGCAGCCACGATCTATAAATCGACGGACAAAGGGAAAACGTGGACCGCGCCGGGCGATGAGCCGATGTTCAACGATCATATGTTCACGACCGTCATGTTTCTCGATTACGGGAAGGACGGCGCGAACAATACGTTTGACGATTATGTCTATGCCTATGGGCTCGATTACAACTGGCGGGACTCCTTCAACGACAAGGTGCCTGACCCGACGAAGCTGTATTTGGCCAGAATGCCGAAGGACGGCATTCAGGACGTCAGCGCGTGGGAGTTCTATACGGGCAGTCTGAAAGGTAAGGCCAAGTGGTCCAAGCCGGGCGACATCGCAAGCCGCAAGCCGGTTCTGCAGGATGACCGCCGCGTCTATATGGAACGATTTACGGACGAATTGAGCCATATGTCGGTGATTTCGCAAGGCAGCATCGTCTATAACAAGCCGCTTGACCGCTATCTGTATACGTCGTGGACCGAGTACACGTTCGAATTCTACGAGGCGCCGAAGCCTTGGGGGCCGTGGAAAAGGTTCTACTCCGGCGATTTCGGCGTGTACCCGTGGTCGACGGAGAAAAACGGCGGCTATGCGACGGTTATTCCGTCCAAGTTCATCAGCGAAGACGGACGGGAAATGTGGCTGAACAGCAATACCTTCGTCGGCGGCGTGAAAAATTACAATTTTTCGCTTCGCAAGATGAAGGTGACGCCTTATGCGAAAACAAAGCCGGCGAACGAGAAAAGCGGCGACAACCTGGCGCTCGCTTCCGTTGCGGATGGCGTAACGCCGTACGCGCGGACGGTGAGCAACGGCGGCTTGGCCAGACTGAACGACGGCAGCCGCGAAGAGAGCGCGGACAGCTGGACCGGCGAGCGCAAGAGCGAAGATTGGTGGGGCTATACGTGGCCGAGATCGTATCGGATGAACAAAGTCGTGTTGATTGGCGGCGAGTCGCAGTCGAACGGCGGCTGGTTCGAGAACGTCCGCGTGCAAGTGCGTCAAAATTTCAAATGGGTCGACGTGGAAGAGGCTAGCGTTGCTCCGAGCTATCCGGGGAGCGCGGAGGCGGACGGGAACAGCTACGCGTTCACCTTCGATGAAATCGCCGGCGACGGCGTGCGCATCATCGGCAAGCCGGGCGGCGAGGAGACGTTTACCTCCGTTGCGGAGCTGGAAGTTTACTATAACTAA
- a CDS encoding Ger(x)C family spore germination C-terminal domain-containing protein has protein sequence MQAASVTTELGGTLYTTELDISRGKFAIHADANPPVIEYKVNARGVLQEVNTNATIGSEELLQIEQAQEAMLRGWILDLLGCVQRNNIDPFGFGLWYTATRLDNKTKWQAWQRLYPNVRFKASVNIALYSTGEIR, from the coding sequence GTGCAGGCGGCATCCGTCACCACGGAGTTGGGCGGCACGCTGTATACGACCGAATTGGATATAAGCCGCGGAAAGTTTGCCATACACGCCGACGCGAATCCGCCTGTCATTGAGTATAAAGTCAACGCGCGCGGCGTGCTGCAGGAAGTGAACACGAACGCAACGATCGGCAGCGAGGAATTGCTTCAAATCGAGCAAGCGCAGGAAGCGATGCTTCGCGGCTGGATTCTTGACCTGCTCGGCTGCGTTCAACGAAACAACATCGATCCGTTCGGCTTCGGGCTCTGGTACACGGCAACCCGCCTCGACAACAAGACGAAATGGCAAGCTTGGCAGCGCCTCTATCCCAACGTTCGTTTCAAAGCCAGCGTAAACATTGCGTTATATTCGACCGGGGAGATTCGATAG
- a CDS encoding S-layer homology domain-containing protein: MPLNSLWLRTAAALLVCVSIACTIYPHTNSAGAAAALPYDDIRPNYAQDAILNMTKNKLMNGTGNRRFEPLKAVSRAEFIAMIDRLLAIKPVASPIPAFADVPKTAWYYEWIQPAVQLGIAKGTFAARFEPGRSLTREEAAVILARALKQSLDASPDTHGKPFNDQEQISPWARSSVAQLVRIDLLAGNDGKFLPRDLITRQEAAVLMNRAWTHAGWTEQLQGAQPAAIQLGWQYNQTTQQFKRQVTNSEVNTLSPRWYYLSKTGSIEDQTDTPLVTWARQEGKAVWAMVGNHSDQEATHAMLTDAKQRQAFVRQLTDRVRKYGLDGLNIDFENMMPEDRNNFTAFIMALHEEMKSIPAVLSVNVSPDFGTDWTAVFDYAALARQADYIVLMGYDEHWGGAPVPGSVSSLPWLRLGMETLLKQAPAHKVILALPLYTRNWTVFGTGAIQSADITLQQQDLLVSTKNVQVLWDDQLGQYRGQYYDASALLNQIWLEDGRSLAQKVSLGEQHQVAGYGYWYMGGESADVWTSVRNTIRFSSYHFSSSTAK; encoded by the coding sequence ATGCCATTAAACAGCCTATGGCTGCGGACGGCGGCTGCCCTTCTCGTTTGCGTTAGTATCGCATGCACCATTTATCCGCATACTAATTCCGCAGGCGCTGCAGCCGCGCTTCCGTATGACGATATACGCCCTAATTATGCGCAAGACGCTATCTTGAACATGACGAAAAATAAGCTGATGAACGGGACGGGCAACCGCCGCTTCGAGCCGCTTAAAGCCGTATCCCGCGCCGAATTCATCGCGATGATCGACCGGCTGCTGGCGATTAAGCCCGTCGCGAGCCCGATTCCGGCCTTTGCCGACGTGCCGAAGACGGCGTGGTATTACGAGTGGATTCAGCCTGCCGTGCAATTAGGCATCGCCAAAGGCACCTTTGCGGCGCGGTTCGAGCCTGGCCGCTCTCTAACGCGCGAGGAAGCCGCCGTCATTCTGGCACGCGCCTTGAAGCAGTCTTTGGATGCTTCGCCGGACACGCACGGCAAGCCGTTTAATGATCAAGAGCAAATCAGCCCTTGGGCACGCTCCTCCGTCGCTCAGCTGGTTCGCATCGACCTGCTCGCAGGCAATGACGGGAAGTTCCTTCCCCGCGACTTGATTACAAGGCAAGAGGCCGCCGTGCTGATGAACCGGGCTTGGACGCATGCCGGTTGGACGGAACAGCTTCAGGGGGCGCAGCCGGCCGCCATTCAGCTCGGGTGGCAGTACAATCAGACGACGCAGCAATTCAAACGGCAGGTGACGAATTCCGAAGTCAATACGTTGTCGCCTCGCTGGTACTATTTAAGCAAGACCGGTTCGATCGAGGATCAGACGGATACTCCCCTCGTCACATGGGCTCGCCAGGAAGGGAAAGCCGTCTGGGCGATGGTCGGCAATCACTCCGATCAGGAAGCGACGCATGCGATGTTAACCGATGCGAAGCAGCGCCAAGCTTTCGTGCGTCAATTAACGGACCGTGTCCGGAAGTATGGCTTGGACGGCTTAAATATCGATTTCGAAAATATGATGCCGGAGGACCGAAATAACTTCACCGCCTTTATTATGGCCCTCCATGAAGAAATGAAGTCCATTCCGGCCGTACTTTCGGTCAACGTCTCGCCTGATTTCGGCACGGATTGGACAGCCGTATTCGACTACGCCGCATTGGCCCGGCAAGCGGATTACATCGTCCTGATGGGCTATGACGAGCACTGGGGCGGCGCGCCGGTTCCGGGATCGGTTTCCTCGCTGCCTTGGCTCCGGCTTGGCATGGAAACGCTGCTGAAGCAGGCTCCTGCGCATAAAGTGATTTTGGCTTTGCCGCTCTACACGCGCAATTGGACGGTTTTCGGCACTGGCGCCATCCAGTCCGCGGATATTACGCTTCAACAGCAAGATCTGCTCGTGTCGACCAAGAACGTGCAAGTGCTGTGGGATGATCAGTTAGGACAATATCGGGGTCAGTATTATGACGCATCCGCTCTGCTCAACCAAATCTGGCTGGAAGACGGACGTTCGTTAGCCCAGAAAGTGAGCTTGGGCGAGCAGCATCAAGTCGCGGGGTATGGGTACTGGTACATGGGTGGCGAAAGTGCCGATGTGTGGACGAGCGTGCGCAATACGATCCGGTTTAGCTCTTATCATTTCTCCTCATCTACTGCAAAATAA
- a CDS encoding zinc-dependent alcohol dehydrogenase family protein codes for MKALVMEQPRVAVIKEVPYPTPKTGEVVIEVMRTGICGTDFHIFEGEFLSPYPLIPGHEFSGVIHELGEGVEGFAVGDRVTADPSLFCGKCRYCLTNRGNQCENWGALGNTVNGSMAEFVAVPARNAVKIPDEMSFETAAFVEPMACVVHAMNRLQLKPGQSVLLFGAGAMGLQLVQSLSRLGASSLTVVDVSARKLEMALALGATEAVFVSEQARLSGRRFDVVVDATGIPSVIERAFAYLGKTATYLQFGVTPKDAGIRLNPFDLYHKDWTILGSMAINYTFLNAFDWVMEGRIALEPLVSKVITLEETPAFLAQPKDPELLKVQIKIR; via the coding sequence ATGAAAGCGTTAGTGATGGAGCAGCCGCGCGTGGCGGTTATTAAAGAGGTGCCCTACCCGACGCCGAAGACGGGCGAGGTTGTCATTGAGGTAATGCGGACCGGTATTTGCGGGACGGATTTTCACATCTTCGAAGGCGAGTTTCTGTCGCCGTATCCGCTGATTCCGGGGCATGAATTTTCCGGCGTCATTCATGAGCTGGGCGAAGGCGTTGAAGGCTTCGCGGTTGGCGATCGCGTGACGGCCGATCCGTCGCTGTTCTGCGGCAAATGCCGCTACTGCCTCACGAACCGCGGCAATCAGTGCGAGAATTGGGGCGCGCTCGGCAACACCGTAAACGGCAGTATGGCGGAATTCGTGGCCGTGCCCGCCCGCAACGCGGTCAAGATCCCGGACGAGATGTCGTTCGAAACGGCCGCCTTCGTCGAGCCGATGGCCTGCGTCGTGCACGCGATGAACCGGCTGCAGCTGAAGCCCGGGCAATCGGTGTTGCTGTTCGGAGCGGGCGCGATGGGGTTGCAATTGGTGCAATCGCTGTCGCGGCTGGGCGCTTCCAGCCTGACCGTCGTGGACGTATCGGCCCGAAAGCTGGAGATGGCACTCGCGCTCGGCGCCACCGAGGCGGTGTTTGTCAGCGAACAGGCGCGGCTGTCCGGCCGCCGCTTCGATGTGGTCGTCGATGCGACCGGCATCCCGTCCGTCATTGAACGCGCCTTCGCTTATCTTGGCAAAACGGCAACTTACCTGCAGTTCGGGGTTACGCCGAAGGATGCAGGCATTCGGCTGAATCCGTTCGATCTCTATCATAAGGACTGGACGATTCTGGGCTCGATGGCCATCAATTACACGTTCCTGAACGCGTTCGACTGGGTGATGGAAGGCCGCATCGCGCTGGAGCCGCTGGTTTCCAAAGTGATCACGCTGGAAGAAACGCCTGCGTTCCTCGCTCAGCCGAAGGACCCGGAGCTGCTTAAGGTGCAAATCAAAATCCGTTAG
- a CDS encoding sensor histidine kinase has protein sequence MFNRLRNRFLLMNMIIISLIMLGAFATIYAVTYQNVQNDIRMDIRRMTDMDKMDGGPNGPKGPPKMGGEFPRDFHQRSASFTLMTDNNWNITETNSRFDLDEELYKTAAEKAAAKPVEFGQFTSDGTRWAYSVMPGPSGYMIFYMDVTPQQSILTTLTYTFSLVALVMLGVIYLASRYFAGRSIAPVKEAFEKQKRFIADASHELKTPLAVINTNADVLLANSEDAIHSQVKWLHHIKSETERMKTLTNDLLYLTQMDDTRERVIQVPFDMSEAVDSVILTMEAVIFEKELQFDYEIEPNLTVTGSSEQMKQVIMILLDNAIKYANPNGSIQIALKRHQGHVLLTVTNTGPGIPADQLDKIFDRFYRGDASRTRKTGGYGLGLAIAKSIVEQHRGKIYAKSVLGEKTTFYVQLS, from the coding sequence ATGTTTAACAGACTGCGCAACCGGTTCCTGCTCATGAACATGATCATCATCTCGCTCATCATGCTGGGCGCATTCGCGACCATCTATGCCGTTACGTACCAGAATGTACAGAACGATATCCGCATGGATATCCGGCGCATGACGGACATGGACAAAATGGACGGCGGCCCAAACGGCCCGAAAGGCCCTCCAAAAATGGGCGGCGAATTCCCGCGGGATTTCCATCAGCGTTCCGCCTCGTTCACGTTGATGACGGACAACAACTGGAACATAACCGAGACGAATTCACGCTTCGATTTGGATGAAGAGCTCTACAAGACGGCCGCGGAGAAGGCGGCCGCGAAGCCCGTCGAGTTCGGCCAATTCACCTCGGACGGCACGCGCTGGGCGTACAGCGTCATGCCCGGACCGTCCGGCTATATGATTTTTTATATGGATGTCACGCCGCAGCAGAGCATCTTAACGACCTTGACTTATACCTTTTCTTTAGTCGCTCTCGTCATGCTGGGTGTCATCTACTTGGCCAGCCGCTACTTCGCCGGCCGGTCGATTGCGCCGGTCAAGGAAGCGTTCGAGAAGCAGAAGCGGTTCATCGCCGACGCCTCCCACGAGCTGAAAACGCCGCTGGCCGTCATCAATACGAATGCCGACGTGCTGCTTGCCAACAGCGAGGACGCGATCCATTCGCAGGTGAAGTGGCTGCATCATATTAAGTCGGAAACCGAACGGATGAAGACGCTCACGAACGACCTGCTCTATCTCACCCAAATGGACGATACCAGAGAGCGCGTCATTCAAGTGCCGTTCGATATGAGCGAAGCGGTGGACAGCGTGATTCTTACGATGGAAGCCGTTATATTCGAGAAGGAGCTGCAATTCGATTACGAGATCGAGCCGAATTTGACGGTGACGGGCAGCAGCGAACAGATGAAGCAGGTCATCATGATTTTGCTGGACAACGCGATCAAGTACGCGAACCCGAACGGCTCCATCCAGATTGCGCTTAAGCGGCATCAAGGCCATGTCCTGCTGACCGTGACCAACACCGGTCCCGGCATCCCCGCCGATCAGCTCGACAAAATCTTCGATCGCTTCTATCGCGGCGACGCATCCCGCACCCGCAAGACCGGCGGCTACGGCCTCGGCCTCGCCATCGCCAAGTCGATCGTCGAGCAGCACCGGGGCAAAATTTACGCGAAAAGCGTGCTAGGCGAGAAAACGACGTTTTATGTGCAGCTGAGTTAA
- a CDS encoding glycoside hydrolase family 172 protein, producing the protein MQPFNGLDMGMGNLMRLSNAVTRSISPENFTGEKGKGAMATEGTGAACARDLGIGWKVSPSVEIEPGVEFTMGEIQGPGAIQHIWLTCFPGQWRNMIFRLYWDGEESPSVEVPVCDFFCNGWQERADVNSLPIAVNPAGGFNSYWVMPFRKTARVTMENTNKDKAVLYYQIDYTLTDVPDDAAYFHAQWRRSNPVAYKDVHTILDGVKGNGHFVGTYLAWQVNNTGWWGEGEIKFYMDGDSEFPTICGTGTEDYFGGAWNWEQPQGTYRTYSTAYLGMHQAIKPDGLYRSQQRFGMYRWHVMDPIRFKNDLKVTIQDLGWRSERRYLPQQSDIASTAYWYQAEPHAPFPQLPGNDEREVI; encoded by the coding sequence ATGCAGCCATTTAACGGACTTGATATGGGTATGGGCAACTTAATGCGTTTATCGAATGCGGTCACGAGATCGATCAGCCCGGAAAACTTCACGGGCGAGAAGGGCAAAGGCGCGATGGCGACGGAAGGAACCGGCGCAGCCTGCGCGCGCGACCTAGGCATCGGCTGGAAGGTATCGCCTTCCGTGGAAATCGAGCCGGGCGTGGAATTTACGATGGGCGAAATACAGGGGCCTGGCGCCATTCAGCATATTTGGCTGACCTGCTTCCCGGGTCAGTGGCGGAACATGATTTTCCGTCTCTATTGGGACGGGGAAGAATCGCCTTCGGTCGAAGTGCCGGTTTGCGATTTCTTCTGCAACGGCTGGCAGGAACGGGCGGACGTGAATTCGCTCCCGATCGCGGTCAATCCGGCAGGCGGCTTCAACAGCTACTGGGTCATGCCGTTCCGCAAAACGGCCAGAGTGACGATGGAGAACACGAACAAGGACAAAGCGGTCTTGTACTACCAAATCGACTACACGCTTACGGACGTACCGGACGACGCGGCTTATTTTCACGCGCAATGGCGCCGCAGCAACCCGGTTGCGTACAAGGACGTGCATACGATTCTTGACGGCGTGAAGGGCAACGGCCACTTCGTCGGCACTTACTTGGCTTGGCAGGTCAACAACACGGGCTGGTGGGGAGAAGGCGAAATCAAGTTTTACATGGACGGGGACAGCGAGTTTCCGACGATTTGCGGCACGGGAACCGAGGATTATTTCGGCGGCGCTTGGAACTGGGAACAGCCGCAGGGCACGTACAGAACGTACTCGACGGCGTACCTCGGCATGCATCAAGCGATCAAGCCGGACGGGCTGTACCGGAGCCAGCAACGCTTCGGCATGTACCGCTGGCATGTAATGGATCCGATCCGCTTCAAGAACGATCTGAAGGTGACGATTCAAGATCTCGGCTGGCGCTCGGAACGCCGATATTTGCCGCAGCAAAGCGACATCGCGTCGACCGCTTATTGGTATCAGGCCGAACCGCATGCGCCGTTTCCGCAGCTGCCGGGCAATGACGAGCGGGAAGTCATTTAG
- a CDS encoding ROK family transcriptional regulator has translation MTNELIYRIRAGLIMMGSATKAELSQRLGISFPTISKFIAQMENDGEIRYTGDDDSSGGRRAKRYTYDPEYMLGLAIFIEKDETHYSIFNCIGDLKEQGSTPSVLQEDTGLLADLIESLIEKYPRLRSIAIGVPGAVDNGKIIFIPPYQQFQDYDLKEEFESRFQIPVVVENDMNASVLGYASNFELENESLVYLYFGQYGPGSGVMINGDVVRGSTFFSGEISLIPQYDQQTFLQALQGEERDRRIVLANDDQIDAVARLIATFAAILNPRAVIFCDDEVDDELLTKIKDRSSAYVPHKHLPSLLKSNWRQDYLYGLQHLALNSMITDNR, from the coding sequence ATGACGAATGAGTTAATTTATAGAATCCGCGCAGGACTCATCATGATGGGAAGCGCTACGAAAGCGGAGCTGAGCCAGCGGCTCGGGATCAGCTTTCCGACTATCAGCAAGTTTATCGCCCAAATGGAAAATGACGGCGAAATCCGTTATACGGGTGACGATGATTCAAGCGGAGGCCGCAGAGCAAAGCGGTATACCTACGATCCGGAATATATGCTGGGACTCGCCATATTCATAGAGAAGGATGAGACGCATTATTCGATCTTTAACTGTATCGGGGACCTGAAAGAGCAAGGGTCAACGCCTAGCGTCTTGCAAGAGGATACGGGGCTGCTGGCTGATCTAATCGAATCGCTGATCGAGAAATACCCGCGGCTTCGGTCGATCGCCATCGGAGTGCCTGGCGCGGTGGACAATGGCAAAATCATTTTCATCCCGCCTTATCAGCAATTCCAAGACTATGATTTGAAGGAGGAGTTCGAGTCCCGGTTTCAAATCCCGGTCGTGGTCGAAAACGATATGAACGCCTCGGTGCTCGGGTATGCCTCGAACTTCGAGCTGGAGAACGAATCGCTCGTGTATTTGTACTTCGGCCAATACGGGCCGGGTTCGGGCGTCATGATCAACGGCGATGTCGTCAGGGGCAGCACGTTCTTCTCGGGAGAAATTTCGCTCATCCCCCAATACGATCAACAAACCTTTCTGCAGGCGCTGCAGGGAGAAGAACGGGATCGCCGGATTGTCCTGGCCAACGACGACCAGATCGATGCGGTCGCCCGATTGATCGCCACATTCGCGGCCATTCTCAATCCGCGTGCCGTTATTTTTTGCGATGATGAGGTGGACGACGAGCTGCTAACCAAGATCAAGGATCGCAGCTCGGCCTATGTTCCGCATAAGCATCTGCCATCGCTGCTCAAGAGCAATTGGAGGCAGGATTACTTGTATGGCTTGCAGCATTTAGCTCTTAATTCGATGATTACGGATAATCGTTAG
- a CDS encoding LacI family DNA-binding transcriptional regulator, translated as MDNNTIYHIAERVGVSPSTVSRALSGRGYCGQKTKSRILAAAKEMNYAPVSAAQILKMRQTKKIIFAVPDICNPFYFDMINGINQVLEEHGYLMILFYTKHSLKEELKAIQNLKEKVADGMIMVSFNFNDENIDAINAVQAPVVLTNKYVSPEGEDRFDYVYTDTYHGIKLGTEHLIAQGIERIGYIGGNSSEQTGYQRLCGFRDAMDKAGLPVLYDYVAESDYTENGGYTTAKSWLQRSELPEAIVAANDLLAIGVMKACEEAALRIPEDIAIVGMDNLDIASRVHPKLTSVSLVQEEIGRRSAQVLMDRLQGIPRVEGEIKLMPRLVVRHSSIRPG; from the coding sequence ATGGATAACAATACCATCTACCATATTGCAGAGCGGGTCGGCGTTTCACCCTCTACCGTATCCAGAGCGCTGTCCGGTAGAGGCTATTGCGGTCAAAAAACGAAAAGCCGCATTCTGGCGGCGGCGAAAGAAATGAACTACGCGCCTGTCAGCGCGGCGCAGATCCTGAAGATGCGGCAGACGAAAAAGATTATTTTCGCGGTGCCCGATATTTGCAACCCGTTCTACTTCGATATGATCAACGGCATCAATCAAGTGCTGGAGGAGCACGGCTACTTGATGATTCTCTTCTATACGAAGCATAGCTTGAAGGAAGAGCTGAAGGCGATTCAAAACTTGAAGGAGAAGGTGGCCGACGGCATGATTATGGTCTCCTTCAACTTCAATGACGAGAATATCGATGCGATCAACGCCGTGCAGGCGCCGGTCGTGCTTACGAACAAATACGTTTCTCCCGAAGGCGAGGACCGGTTCGATTACGTGTATACCGACACCTATCACGGCATCAAGCTCGGGACGGAGCATTTGATCGCGCAGGGGATCGAGCGGATCGGCTACATCGGCGGCAACAGCAGCGAGCAGACCGGCTACCAGCGGCTGTGCGGGTTTCGCGACGCAATGGACAAAGCAGGGCTTCCGGTGCTGTACGATTACGTGGCGGAATCGGACTATACGGAGAATGGCGGCTACACGACGGCCAAGTCTTGGCTGCAGCGCTCCGAGCTCCCCGAAGCCATCGTGGCCGCGAACGATTTGCTCGCGATCGGCGTCATGAAAGCGTGCGAGGAAGCGGCGCTGCGCATTCCGGAAGACATCGCGATCGTCGGCATGGATAATCTGGATATCGCATCGCGCGTCCATCCGAAGCTGACGTCGGTGTCGCTCGTCCAGGAGGAAATCGGCAGACGGTCGGCGCAGGTGCTAATGGACCGGCTGCAGGGCATTCCGCGGGTAGAAGGCGAAATCAAGCTGATGCCGAGGCTTGTCGTGCGGCATTCCAGCATTAGGCCGGGATGA
- a CDS encoding MFS transporter codes for MATLFLVIIYLAFISLGIPDSLLGAAWPIMRTDIGASFGFAGVLSMVAAGGTIVSSLASGQLIQRIGTGKLTLISCCITAGALLGFSAAPSMIWLVLLSIPLGLGGGAIDAALNHYVAEHYKAHHMNWLHCFWGVGATMGPIIMSYYMADHHSWRGGYSAVAVIQFTLAFILLLSLPLWKRRAAGVREQQVEDRNDQRAGATKTNVLRIKGVKPTLAAFMIYCGVEFTVGLWGASYLVGERHLSAETAAGWISLYYGGITLGRLVTGFITMKVHNRVLIRWGQSIAIAGGLLLLLPLFQLYLVGLILIGLGLAPIYPGLLHETPARFGSEHSAKLIGYQMAVAYTGSTLLPPLFGVIAAQAGIGIFPFIVLAFLAIMMISVERVNRLLKQKQTE; via the coding sequence ATGGCAACTTTATTTCTAGTCATTATTTATTTGGCATTCATTAGCTTGGGCATTCCGGATTCGCTGCTAGGCGCGGCATGGCCGATTATGCGCACCGACATTGGGGCTTCATTCGGCTTCGCCGGCGTGTTATCGATGGTCGCGGCCGGCGGCACCATTGTCTCGAGCTTGGCTAGCGGGCAGTTGATTCAACGCATAGGGACGGGTAAATTGACGCTGATTAGCTGCTGCATTACAGCGGGAGCGCTGCTTGGCTTCTCTGCCGCTCCTTCGATGATCTGGCTCGTCCTGCTGTCCATACCGTTAGGGCTAGGGGGAGGCGCCATCGATGCGGCTCTCAATCATTATGTAGCTGAGCATTATAAGGCCCATCACATGAATTGGCTGCACTGCTTCTGGGGTGTAGGGGCGACGATGGGACCGATCATCATGTCCTACTACATGGCCGATCATCATTCTTGGCGCGGCGGGTATTCAGCGGTAGCGGTCATCCAGTTTACGCTAGCGTTCATTTTGCTCCTCAGCCTTCCCCTCTGGAAGCGGCGTGCCGCTGGGGTTAGGGAACAACAGGTTGAGGATCGGAACGATCAGCGGGCAGGGGCAACCAAGACGAACGTGCTCCGGATCAAAGGGGTAAAACCGACGCTGGCCGCATTTATGATCTACTGCGGGGTTGAATTCACGGTGGGCTTGTGGGGAGCCAGTTATTTGGTAGGCGAACGGCATCTGTCAGCCGAGACGGCAGCCGGCTGGATCTCACTATATTATGGCGGCATTACGTTAGGCAGGCTGGTAACCGGATTTATCACGATGAAGGTCCACAATCGCGTGTTAATCCGATGGGGCCAGAGCATCGCGATCGCAGGCGGGCTCCTGCTGCTGCTACCGTTGTTTCAGCTCTACTTGGTTGGGCTTATTCTGATCGGGCTGGGGCTGGCCCCTATTTATCCCGGACTTCTTCATGAGACGCCGGCACGCTTCGGCAGCGAGCATTCGGCCAAGCTGATCGGCTATCAGATGGCGGTTGCCTATACGGGCTCGACGCTGCTTCCGCCTTTATTTGGCGTTATTGCGGCACAGGCGGGCATCGGCATATTCCCGTTCATCGTGCTTGCCTTTCTCGCCATCATGATGATAAGCGTCGAAAGAGTGAATCGTCTGTTAAAGCAAAAGCAAACCGAATGA